In one window of Mercurialis annua linkage group LG4, ddMerAnnu1.2, whole genome shotgun sequence DNA:
- the LOC126677369 gene encoding beta-fructofuranosidase, insoluble isoenzyme 1-like: protein MYYNGLYHLFYQYNPEGAVWGNIVWAHSVSKDLINWEALEPAIYPSEWFDMHGCWSGSVTILPNKTPVILYTGIDPKKRQIQNYAVPKNLSDPYLREWIKPKEYNPAINPGPNVNASAFRDPTTAWFVNGQWYLIVGSRRKHRGVAYLYKSKDFKTWVKTPHPLHSKAKTGMWECPDFYPVALSGGNGLDTSIVNGDLKHVLKVSLDLTRYEYYTVGTYDKKKNRYTPDRGSVDGWAGLRYDYGNFYASKTFFDPSKNRRILWGWANESDPMEQDMKKGWAGIQAIPRKVWLDVSKKQLLQWPIEELESLRGKNVQLINQEIKKGEHIEVKGITAAQADVDVTFSFQSLDKAEPFDPKWKNLDALDVCAVKGSKAQGGLGPFGLLTLASEKLEEFTPIFFRVFKDSDKYKILLCSDARSSSLGDMLYKPPFGGFVNVDLADAKISLRSLIDHSVVESFGAGGKTIVTSRIYPTIAIFEKAHLYVFNNGSETITVETLNAWSMKKPVMNRPIKQ from the exons ATGTATTACAATGGATTGTACCATCTTTTCTACCAATACAATCCAGAAGGTGCAGTCTGGGGTAATATTGTGTGGGCACATTCTGTATCAAAAGATTTGATTAATTGGGAAGCACTTGAGCCTGCAATTTACCCATCAGAATGGTTCGACATGCACGGATGTTGGTCCGGATCAGTCACGATCCTGCCCAACAAAACGCCCGTGATCCTTTACACCGGCATTGACCCAAAGAAACGTCAAATTCAAAACTATGCCGTACCAAAAAACTTATCCGACCCGTATCTTCGAGAATGGATCAAACCGAAAGAATATAATCCCGCTATAAATCCAGGGCCAAATGTGAATGCGAGCGCCTTTCGTGATCCGACTACGGCTTGGTTCGTTAACGGGCAATGGTATCTTATTGTGGGTTCAAGAAGGAAGCATAGAGGAGTTGCTTATTTGTACAAGAGCAAGGATTTTAAGACATGGGTTAAAACCCCACATCCGCTTCATTCGAAAGCGAAAACGGGTATGTGGGAGTGTCCGGATTTTTATCCGGTTGCGTTATCCGGCGGAAATGGACTGGACACTTCAATTGTGAATGGAGATTTGAAGCATGTATTGAAGGTTAGCTTGGATTTGACAAGATATGAGTACTATACTGTTGGTACTTATGATAAGAAAAAGAATAGATATACACCTGATAGAGGTTCAGTTGATGGTTGGGCTGGGCTTAGATATGATTATGGCAATTTTTATGCTTCCAAGACATTTTTTGACCCAAGCAAAAATAGAAGAATTTTGTGGGGTTGGGCTAATGAGTCTGATCCTATGGAGCAAGATATGAAAAAAGGATGGGCTGGAATTCAG GCCATTCCAAGGAAAGTATGGCTTGATGTTAGTAAAAAACAATTGCTTCAATGGCCAATTGAAGAATTGGAGAGTCTAAGAGGTAAAAATGTTCAACTCATCAATCAAGAGATTAAAAAAGGAGAACATATTGAAGTGAAAGGCATTACTGCTGCTCAG GCTGACGTTGATGTAACCTTCTCATTCCAAAGCTTAGACAAAGCTGAACCATTTGATCCTAAATGGAAAAATCTCGACGCATTAGATGTTTGTGCTGTAAAAGGATCAAAGGCTCAAGGTGGTCTTGGTCCATTCGGACTTTTGACACTAGCCTCTGAAAAGCTTGAAGAATTTACTCCCATTTTCTTCAGGGTTTTTAAAGATTCAGACAaatataaaattcttctttGCTCTGATGCAAGAAG CTCTTCCTTAGGAGATATGCTTTATAAACCACCATTTGGGGGCTTTGTTAATGTAGATTTAGCCGATGCCAAAATCTCACTCAGGAGTTTG ATTGATCACTCTGTGGTAGAAAGTTTTGGAGCCGGTGGAAAAACGATAGTAACATCAAGAATATATCCAACTATAGCTATATTCGAGAAGGCGCATTTATATGTGTTTAATAATGGATCTGAGACTATAACAGTGGAGACTCTCAATGCTTGGAGCATGAAAAAACCTGTTATGAACAGACCCATTAAGCAATGA